The Sporosarcina sp. ANT_H38 DNA segment GGTTATTAGATGAGAAAACGTTATTGCTTCAGATTGGAATCAAGAGAAAAGTCATGTATAGAAGAGCAAAAACTTTTGGGTATACGCACCCTCTTGTTGTCTCGTGCAGTCAAGAATTGGATGTGTTGATCAATAGATATCTAGAAAATCAATCCATCCAGGATTCAAGTTTATCCTATTTGCATAAATGAAATTCTCGGAAGTATTTTTATTCAAATCAAAGACCAATCCCATTATCAGAAGTACTGATCCTCTGAATACACAATCTGCACAAAAAAAAGAAGCTCAGATTTCTCCG contains these protein-coding regions:
- a CDS encoding aspartyl-phosphate phosphatase Spo0E family protein gives rise to the protein MKRLLDEKTLLLQIGIKRKVMYRRAKTFGYTHPLVVSCSQELDVLINRYLENQSIQDSSLSYLHK